In the Ilumatobacteraceae bacterium genome, one interval contains:
- a CDS encoding nuclear transport factor 2 family protein: MNTRDQLSDDDRRSIERLQYRYCDLVDRARVDELVDLFADDAEIDYGHGRSISGADSLATFFHDRFRAYSGTSHHLSNVMIDVDEDGAVNVQSSIYAWHQFHDGSQVEVWGRYLDVVVRCDDGWRFGTRAIRAAGWRGFTVPEGEQGPFQMIDREVVR, from the coding sequence GTGAACACACGCGACCAGCTGTCCGACGACGATCGACGATCGATCGAACGCCTCCAGTACCGGTACTGCGATCTGGTCGATCGGGCGCGGGTCGACGAGCTGGTCGACCTGTTCGCCGATGACGCCGAGATCGACTACGGCCACGGCCGGAGCATCTCCGGCGCCGACTCGCTCGCGACGTTCTTCCACGACCGGTTCCGCGCCTACAGCGGCACGAGCCACCACCTGTCGAACGTGATGATCGACGTCGACGAGGACGGCGCGGTCAACGTGCAGTCGTCGATCTACGCATGGCACCAGTTCCATGACGGGTCTCAGGTCGAGGTCTGGGGTCGGTACCTCGATGTCGTCGTCCGGTGTGACGACGGGTGGCGTTTCGGCACGCGGGCGATCCGTGCCGCCGGATGGCGCGGCTTCACGGTCCCCGAGGGCGAACAGGGCCCGTTCCAGATGATCGATCGCGAGGTCGTCAGGTGA
- a CDS encoding nitroreductase family protein: protein MTELLDLDEIMATARATRSFLDRPVDRALLTEIVEAATWAPSPRNTQPWEFVVVDDPEPRARIGALLEPRAAEVDAAAERLDTEAQRKMYRSAAALIRSIGTAPAVVFVCGRATDYGRDFDAEDMVLSAVYTASQNLLLAARARGLGAAFTTLHIHADAAIRDVLALPDGVSVGVTIPVGWPTTPFKPLRRRPVADVLHWNHIEETP, encoded by the coding sequence GTGACCGAGCTCCTCGACCTCGACGAGATCATGGCGACGGCGCGGGCGACGCGCAGCTTCCTCGACCGCCCCGTCGACCGCGCCCTCCTCACCGAGATCGTCGAAGCGGCGACCTGGGCACCGAGCCCGCGCAACACGCAACCGTGGGAGTTCGTCGTCGTCGACGACCCGGAGCCGCGTGCGCGCATCGGCGCCCTGCTCGAACCGCGCGCGGCCGAGGTCGACGCCGCGGCCGAACGTCTCGACACCGAGGCGCAGCGCAAGATGTACCGCAGCGCCGCCGCGCTGATCCGGTCGATCGGAACTGCGCCGGCCGTCGTGTTCGTGTGTGGCCGTGCCACCGATTACGGCCGCGATTTCGACGCGGAGGACATGGTGCTGAGCGCGGTGTACACCGCGTCACAGAACCTGTTGCTCGCGGCGAGGGCCCGCGGGCTGGGCGCTGCATTCACGACCCTGCACATCCACGCGGACGCGGCGATCCGCGACGTGCTGGCACTCCCCGACGGTGTATCGGTCGGCGTCACCATCCCGGTCGGGTGGCCGACCACGCCGTTCAAGCCGCTCCGTCGGCGTCCCGTCGCCGACGTCCTGCACTGGAACCACATCGAGGAGACACCATGA
- a CDS encoding amidohydrolase family protein: protein MTSSSSNTLEAVHEGGSRDPDRQRSFLPEPVVAPPRHTIISADDHVLEPPDLFVGRVPSKFADDAPRVIEGDDGGQYWLIDGKPEAIRDWNVAMGRATSEWGGEPARYDELRRGGWDVDARVRDMDVAGIALSLNFPSAIWGFCGRVFSAMPDAELGLACLRAYNDWMIEAWCGAHPGRFIACQLPWLRDAEVAAQEIHRNAARGSTCVSFCENPEKLGLPSIHSGYWEPFFQACADTDTTINLHVGSSSEIAQPSSDSPHSVTNALFGMNSMLATTDWLFSRVTLRHPNLKIVLSESGIGWVPGLIDRLDWVDRYRDSITLRDDWDMADGRPSDVLKRTFWYTSIWDPATFGVIDTIGADRVMLEVDYPHPDSSWPECQDVVDDQLGGLDPHDIELITHRNALDVYRCSLP from the coding sequence ATGACCAGCTCGAGTTCGAACACGCTGGAAGCCGTCCACGAGGGCGGGTCCCGCGACCCCGATCGGCAGCGGTCGTTCCTCCCGGAGCCGGTCGTCGCTCCGCCTCGCCACACGATCATCTCCGCCGACGACCACGTCCTCGAACCGCCCGACCTGTTCGTCGGTCGGGTCCCGAGCAAGTTCGCCGACGACGCGCCGCGGGTGATCGAGGGTGACGACGGTGGGCAGTACTGGCTGATCGACGGCAAGCCCGAAGCGATCCGCGATTGGAACGTCGCGATGGGGCGCGCCACGTCGGAGTGGGGCGGCGAACCGGCTCGCTACGACGAACTCCGCCGCGGCGGCTGGGACGTCGATGCCCGGGTGCGCGACATGGACGTCGCCGGCATCGCGCTGTCGCTGAACTTCCCATCCGCGATCTGGGGATTCTGCGGTCGCGTGTTCTCCGCGATGCCCGACGCCGAACTCGGCCTCGCCTGCCTGCGGGCCTACAACGACTGGATGATCGAGGCCTGGTGCGGCGCGCATCCCGGCCGCTTCATCGCGTGCCAACTCCCCTGGCTCCGCGACGCGGAGGTCGCGGCGCAGGAGATCCACCGCAACGCCGCCCGCGGCTCGACGTGCGTGTCGTTCTGCGAGAACCCCGAGAAGCTCGGGCTCCCGTCGATCCACTCCGGGTACTGGGAGCCGTTCTTCCAGGCCTGCGCCGACACCGACACGACGATCAACCTGCACGTCGGTTCGTCGTCGGAGATCGCCCAGCCGTCGAGCGATTCGCCCCACAGCGTCACCAATGCACTGTTCGGCATGAACTCGATGCTCGCCACCACCGACTGGCTCTTCTCCCGCGTCACCCTCCGACACCCGAACCTGAAGATCGTCCTGTCCGAGAGCGGCATCGGTTGGGTGCCCGGGCTGATCGACCGCCTCGACTGGGTCGACCGGTACCGCGACTCGATCACCCTGCGCGACGACTGGGACATGGCCGACGGACGGCCGAGCGACGTGCTCAAGCGCACCTTCTGGTACACGAGCATCTGGGACCCGGCCACGTTCGGCGTCATCGACACGATCGGCGCCGACCGCGTCATGCTCGAGGTCGACTACCCGCACCCGGATTCGTCGTGGCCCGAGTGCCAGGACGTCGTCGACGACCAGCTCGGCGGACTCGACCCGCACGACATCGAGTTGATCACGCACCGCAACGCGCTCGACGTCTACCGCTGTTCGCTGCCGTGA
- a CDS encoding class II aldolase/adducin family protein: MRHRIAEPVIGRRRLPELRPELEFALLARALHRAGYDDEGLGHFVYRQPGGTLLANPFECGWDELTPADVMRIDLDGNVLAGDWTVSPATRLHLELLARRDDVIVSIHNHPRWATVWADAKLVPPIFDQTGATVGDDLVLLDEYTGSVDQPINASAAVDALDDASSMLLANHGVLVTGASVQEAHLRAVTLEWRCRRAWEVRSIAPDAEPLAADTVEYVRREVASGRRTPAWEFAVRRELRLDPALSPSDVDGC; the protein is encoded by the coding sequence GTGAGGCACCGCATCGCCGAGCCGGTCATCGGTCGTCGGCGGCTGCCCGAACTTCGTCCCGAACTCGAGTTCGCGCTGCTGGCCAGGGCGCTCCACCGGGCCGGCTACGACGACGAGGGTCTCGGTCACTTCGTGTACCGCCAACCCGGCGGCACGCTGCTCGCGAATCCGTTCGAATGCGGATGGGACGAGCTGACACCGGCCGACGTCATGCGGATCGATCTCGACGGCAACGTCCTCGCCGGCGACTGGACGGTGTCACCGGCGACCCGGCTCCACCTCGAACTCCTCGCTCGTCGCGACGACGTGATCGTCTCGATCCACAACCACCCGCGGTGGGCGACCGTGTGGGCCGACGCCAAACTGGTCCCGCCGATCTTCGACCAGACCGGCGCCACCGTCGGCGACGATCTCGTGCTGCTCGACGAGTACACCGGGTCGGTCGATCAGCCGATCAACGCGTCGGCTGCCGTCGACGCATTGGACGACGCGTCCTCGATGCTGCTCGCCAACCACGGTGTGCTCGTGACGGGGGCGTCGGTCCAGGAGGCCCACCTCCGAGCGGTCACGCTGGAGTGGCGCTGCCGACGGGCGTGGGAGGTGCGTTCGATCGCACCCGACGCCGAGCCGCTCGCCGCGGACACCGTCGAGTACGTCCGCCGCGAGGTCGCGAGTGGACGGCGTACCCCGGCGTGGGAGTTCGCGGTCCGTCGCGAGCTCCGGCTCGATCCGGCGCTCAGCCCGTCGGACGTGGACGGGTGTTGA
- a CDS encoding nuclear transport factor 2 family protein, with protein sequence MSGAAVVAAERFIDALDRNDVDELLPLCDPNGSWWVDTGLDRAAGVQGVDPGQDRPWPLHGTMPLGEKLELLRGLRTRFPDGCRQRRWHSFGDDRRAVVEVEGDGVFANGGRYANRYAFAIETRDGLVVRVHEYLDTAHAADVFSGRHLDRRTTATEPTPVVVEADPPGAQIGLDFVGAISAASPDRLAAITRPDAIWWADSGPNREPGRFDAEPRGGDRVPLWGQAVLADRAKHLPGLIATFEGGWALHPQWITAGDTSVAVEAASHGVRGDGSTYQNRYCFVLDLVEGQVAAVREYCDTLHAFDFFNTRPRPTG encoded by the coding sequence ATGAGCGGCGCGGCCGTCGTGGCGGCCGAGCGGTTCATCGACGCACTCGATCGCAACGACGTCGACGAACTCCTGCCGCTGTGCGACCCGAACGGCTCCTGGTGGGTCGACACCGGGCTCGATCGCGCCGCCGGTGTCCAGGGCGTCGACCCGGGACAGGACCGCCCGTGGCCGCTGCACGGCACGATGCCGCTCGGCGAGAAGCTCGAACTCCTCCGAGGGCTGCGGACGAGATTCCCCGACGGTTGCCGTCAGCGCCGGTGGCATTCGTTCGGTGACGACCGGCGTGCGGTCGTCGAGGTCGAAGGCGATGGCGTGTTCGCGAACGGCGGGCGCTATGCCAATCGCTACGCGTTCGCGATCGAGACCCGCGACGGCCTCGTCGTGAGGGTGCACGAGTACCTCGACACCGCACATGCCGCCGACGTCTTCTCCGGCCGACACCTCGACCGCCGCACCACCGCGACGGAACCCACCCCGGTGGTCGTCGAGGCGGACCCGCCCGGAGCGCAGATCGGACTCGACTTCGTCGGGGCGATCTCGGCCGCCAGCCCCGACCGACTCGCGGCGATCACCAGGCCGGACGCGATCTGGTGGGCCGACTCCGGCCCGAACCGAGAGCCCGGTCGGTTCGACGCCGAACCGCGTGGCGGTGACCGTGTGCCGCTCTGGGGTCAAGCCGTGCTCGCCGACCGAGCCAAGCACCTTCCCGGCCTGATCGCGACGTTCGAAGGCGGCTGGGCGCTGCACCCGCAGTGGATCACCGCCGGCGACACGTCGGTCGCGGTCGAGGCCGCGAGCCACGGTGTTCGCGGCGACGGTTCGACGTATCAGAACCGGTACTGCTTCGTGCTCGACCTCGTCGAGGGGCAGGTGGCGGCGGTGCGCGAGTACTGCGACACGCTGCACGCGTTCGACTTCTTCAACACCCGTCCACGTCCGACGGGCTGA
- a CDS encoding AMP-binding protein: MATTLGELFIAACERYGDRPALVGRDGTRTYRELLDHGTRLANALRDAGLQPGDHVAALLEDRVAAFEVYVGCAIGGFPIVHVNDRLVAREVDYILRDSDTVALVHTDGRNELIDSLESRPELRTVITIGDQPAAGASNYDDLLAAASTTIVDPNRAPDDLAILGYTSGTTGFPKGAMASHRAVVNCIKLIPFAYRLPMYGRCAFTGTLSFVSGIWGVIIPHLYVGGTVTFLVPYTVESWVDHMIDDRSTFTYAPSPLVPGFIAEARKRPEVLDHLESVLHSASPLPASQARELVEVIGERYVEVWGMTETVAPLTVTAREDWRGGSSADDIFASVGRALPTASIRIVDADRNTLPPGETGELAVRADTMFSGYYGNPSKTAEVLVDGEYFTGDVGRIDEAGYVYITDRAKDMIISGGMNVYPAEVEAVLVGLPGVEQVAVIGTPDERWGEAVTAVVVRAPDSELTAAELIDASRQQLASYKKPTRVEFVDELPRNAGLKVQKHVLRDQFGAAE, from the coding sequence GTGGCCACGACGCTCGGTGAACTGTTCATCGCCGCCTGCGAGCGGTACGGCGATCGCCCGGCGCTCGTCGGACGCGACGGCACCCGCACGTATCGCGAACTCCTCGACCACGGCACACGGCTCGCCAACGCGCTCCGCGATGCCGGATTGCAGCCCGGCGATCACGTCGCGGCGTTGCTCGAGGACCGGGTCGCGGCGTTCGAGGTGTACGTCGGGTGCGCCATCGGCGGATTCCCGATCGTGCACGTCAACGACCGTCTCGTCGCACGTGAGGTCGACTACATCCTCCGCGACTCCGACACGGTGGCCCTCGTGCACACCGACGGTCGCAACGAACTCATCGACTCGCTCGAATCCCGCCCCGAGCTCCGCACCGTGATCACCATCGGTGATCAGCCGGCGGCCGGCGCATCGAACTACGACGACCTGCTCGCTGCCGCCTCGACGACGATCGTCGACCCGAACCGCGCGCCGGACGACCTGGCGATCCTCGGCTACACGTCGGGGACGACCGGGTTCCCCAAGGGAGCGATGGCGAGCCATCGAGCCGTGGTCAACTGCATCAAGCTGATCCCGTTCGCCTACCGATTGCCGATGTACGGTCGATGCGCGTTCACCGGCACCCTGTCGTTCGTCAGTGGCATCTGGGGTGTCATCATCCCGCACCTCTACGTCGGCGGCACGGTGACGTTCCTGGTGCCCTACACCGTCGAGTCGTGGGTCGATCACATGATCGACGACCGCTCCACGTTCACCTACGCGCCGTCGCCGCTGGTGCCCGGCTTCATCGCCGAGGCCCGCAAACGCCCCGAGGTGCTCGACCATCTCGAATCCGTGCTGCACTCGGCGTCACCGCTACCGGCGAGTCAGGCACGTGAGCTCGTCGAGGTGATCGGCGAACGCTACGTCGAGGTCTGGGGCATGACCGAGACCGTCGCCCCGCTGACGGTGACCGCACGCGAAGACTGGCGCGGCGGGTCGTCGGCCGACGACATCTTCGCGTCGGTCGGTCGCGCCCTGCCGACCGCATCGATCCGGATCGTCGACGCCGATCGCAACACGCTGCCGCCCGGCGAGACGGGCGAGCTCGCGGTGCGTGCCGACACGATGTTCTCCGGCTACTACGGCAACCCGTCCAAGACGGCCGAGGTGTTGGTCGACGGCGAGTACTTCACCGGTGACGTCGGGCGGATCGACGAGGCGGGTTACGTCTACATCACCGACCGAGCCAAGGACATGATCATCAGCGGTGGCATGAACGTGTACCCGGCCGAGGTCGAGGCCGTGCTCGTCGGCCTCCCCGGCGTCGAGCAGGTCGCAGTGATCGGGACCCCCGACGAGCGTTGGGGTGAGGCGGTCACCGCGGTCGTCGTCCGGGCTCCCGACTCCGAGCTCACCGCCGCCGAACTGATCGACGCCTCCCGGCAGCAGCTGGCGAGCTACAAGAAGCCGACGCGGGTCGAGTTCGTCGACGAGCTCCCTCGCAACGCCGGTCTCAAGGTGCAGAAGCACGTGCTCCGCGACCAGTTCGGTGCGGCCGAATGA